One genomic region from bacterium encodes:
- a CDS encoding LemA family protein: MIIILIIIIVLVIIAIAMYNGLVVKRTRVENGWAQIDVQLKRRYDLIPNLVETVKGYAAHEKEVLEKVAELRSRAMGATNPKESADANNMLTSTLKTLFAVAENYPQLKANENFMRLQEELSATENKIAFARQFYNDVVMDYNATIQKFPQTVIASIFGFTAKIFFEAPAGEKEAPKVKF, from the coding sequence ATGATCATTATTCTTATCATTATCATTGTGCTCGTGATCATTGCCATCGCCATGTACAATGGCCTCGTCGTCAAGAGAACGAGAGTTGAAAATGGCTGGGCACAGATCGACGTACAGTTGAAGCGCCGCTATGACCTGATCCCGAACTTGGTGGAGACCGTTAAGGGTTACGCCGCGCACGAAAAAGAAGTACTGGAAAAAGTAGCCGAATTACGCTCGCGGGCAATGGGCGCCACCAATCCCAAGGAATCTGCCGACGCTAACAACATGCTGACCTCGACCCTTAAAACCCTGTTCGCCGTCGCTGAAAACTATCCCCAACTCAAGGCCAATGAAAACTTCATGCGGTTGCAGGAAGAACTGTCCGCTACCGAGAATAAGATCGCCTTCGCACGGCAGTTCTACAATGACGTGGTCATGGATTACAACGCCACTATCCAGAAATTCCCGCAGACCGTCATTGCCTCGATCTTCGGCTTCACTGCAAAAATATTCTTTGAAGCTCCGGCTGGAGAAAAAGAAGCGCCTAAAGTCAAGTTCTAG